The DNA window GACATAAGGGGGTCAGACAGGAGCAGCATCAGtctctgctctgttttgttaataacgtagaaaaataattttgtacAATCAAGCTACATCGACGGACGCTTTACCTCACGTACcctaaaatgaaaaagtagtGACAGTAAGACGGAGGCTGCACATGACACCATGACTGAGTTCACAGCTGTTGCTTTGATTCTAATGTTTAAGACTTTTGGCATCGACTCCGTTTTAATAAATGAGTGCTGGGAGGCGTCGTTTGACTTCAGGAGCTCCTGCGATGCTCCTGCGATGCTCCTGCGATGCTCCTGCGATGCTCTTACTCTGCGggagaaaaccaaaaaccaaaagtaGCAAACATGGAGCGATATGACTCGTTTAGATTTTGGGAAACGTGCATCGACAGGTACAGTGTCCTTTTCCCCGCgtctttaaaaataattcatgcaTAGATCCCCCACTGAGAAAACCCTTTTATATACTTTCTCCTTTGTACACATTTtatatagaactatatataaTATCATTTCTCTATATctatattttcagaaaaattctttccacacaataaaaaacaacaattaaacaaatgcttcaaacaaaacaacaaaaagagagaagatggaagaaagaaaatcacGACTGAGGCCAGTTTGGCACTTTGTCATGAGAACATGACAGAACTCTGTTAGTTGACGGTAAATAGCGAAACTctatttttctttggtttttcttCTCCCTCGATGAGAAATGAAACACAGCAGTACTTACTTGGCACCTAAAAATGCTGGTCGAATGAAAGATATCAGTGTTTTCATAGTTATATGTTTAGTGTACGCCTCCCCCCTCCAAACTGCTCAGCAGATCGGGAATTTTTAGAgaagagcaggagggaggcgtGTCAAATGAGAGGAAGAGAGCAGTAATAAAACACGGATGTAGAAAAGAGAAGCATAATGTGCACATAACACACAGGAGATGGAAAAAGAGATGACGCCAacgtaaaaaagagaaaacagcgaGGAGCGAGAGAGCATTCGTCCCTTTGACAAATGTTGGAGGTCTTGAGCCTGGAAACAGCAGACCGTCTTTGAAAACAGTATCTTTGAAAGATCTGAGTCACCCACCCCAAACTGCTCATCTGCTGCTGGACACTTCAGTTGCACCTCCACATGCCACCAGTGGAGGGAGCTGCCAAGTTTTACAGCACATGACGCAGCAGGTGTAGTTGCttttggagaaagaagagaataaGAGGACAGAACGAAGGCCCACGTCTAGAGGCCTCCCTTCCAGAGCGGAAGCAGAGCCAGTGTTCCTGGTCCCTAGGTGGCGCTGTGTCGGGCCTGTCCCTACTATACCCTGGTGGTGGAGTGGGGGTGGGGCAGGGTGTTGTTGTGGCCGGTGGAGGGGAATGTGTTGAAGGCGTGAAGAGGCTGCATGCTGGTGATGGTGCTGGGGATCACGGTGATGGTGTTTGGCTTCATCAGCGGCACGTTGTCGGGGGCGCAGCGCAGCGCCAGGGTGTAGTCGGGAGGGCAGGCGGGCCGCAGGATGTCGTGGGGTCGCAGGGGCTCCATGTCGTGGTGAGCGTCGTGCTCCCAGTCCTTCATCTGCAGGGACATGATCTCCTCCTCCTGGCTGTGAGCCAGGTCGTTGGCGGGGCCGCCCCGCTGAGGGGACAGCCGGTGCCGGCGCATCTCGTGCCGCTTGTCACGCTTGTAGTAAAGGGCGGCGAAGGCCAGGATGTTGAGGAAGAAGAGCGACGCTCCAACTGCAACTGTCACGCTCAGTTCGGTGGAGTAGTCGCGGGTGTGTCTGGGAAAGAGGTCCTGGGGCGGGCGCTCTGAGCCCTCGGGCTCAGGATCTGATGGGAAGGTAGGGTAAGGATGACGAGTGGTTCGAGGAACGTTGTTTCTGGGCCTCATGGTGCCGGGGTCACGGCCTGCGGGGGAGCGCGTAGTGGTGGGAAAGAGCACGTCGTGCAGGCTGTGAAGATGAGGGACTAATTCCAGCCAAAAGGCCACTTTGTTAGCTCTGTAGTTGTCTCTGACACGAGGTTTCAAACCGATGTGAAGGTACTGCTTGTCCTTCCAGTTGAACTTGGTCCAGATGACCTCCTCGAAGCGGTTGGGCTTGGTATGAATGAACTTGGTGTCCTGAGGGACGGGCAGGTTGGGGTCCCTGGTGGAGCATAAAGGTTAAACGTTTCAGTTCAAAGTTATATTCAGTCTCCATTATAAGTAACATGTGGCATCAATACACTGAATACAGACAGGAGGCCCATTCTCTGTGCAACCTTTAAACTATCTAAGACCAACCGGCTGCTCTGGGATCTGGATGCTTTTGGTGAACCAGTATGTTCAATTCTTCAAAGCCACACGGGAATTAAACTAGCAACCCAGATTCAAGTATTCAAGATGACTAGAAGGCTATCAGAGAACATACAGTAACGTGTACAGTTTACACTACTGTGACATGAGGCCTACCCAGTCTTTGCGGAGTTAGTCCAGTAAGTCATGACCACAGCGCTCAGCATCACATCGTTCTTGGAGAAGTTGCACGGGAACAGGTCCGTGGCACCGATCATCGGTACGCCGAACACGTAAGGTATCTCGTCTCCGTGCGCGGCGTCGGCACTCGGGCCGCGTCTCGGTGTGGCAGTGGTGGTAGAACGTGTAAAAGTAAACTGGGGACTGAAACTCAGCATGGAGTTTGGCAGTGGCCACAGCTGGTGCCACCCACTGGTGGTCCGTAAACAGGGCCAACAGAGTCTTCCGCCGCATGTCGCCGTTGTCCCTGTCCGCCCAGTCTGTGTACATGAACTTAATGGTCTCCCTCAGGATGTCTTTGCCTGGTGAAGAAGCACAGGAGGGGACAAAAGGAGGGGGAAGAAAGATAAAAGTGAAAACTGCTAAGAGTAAAGTAACAGCAGTGCAAGACATTTTTTAAGAGATCGGTCTGATCAACAGATATGAAACCAAAGCAAATGTTGGTGAGATGAACCAAGAGCCAGGAAGCGAGTGAGAAATCTAGACAGGAAAAAAAGTCTTTCAGATAACAGAAGGAGTGACAGGCAGCAGAGAGGAAGCATGACTGCATTATCCAAACATGTCTGTACTGTGACTGTGGTCCGGCTGTGAGGGGTTCGCAGGCCGATCTGTCAGAAACACCGACACTGAGATTGGGAGCCCACTACCTGGGGGATGATAGCATTACTGCCCACAGAGCCTCAAAGGTTAAGGCGCAGACACGCCGTGATGTGGATGAGTGGCTCTCTTTAGCACGCTTGTCTTGTTTGATGCACTTCACTGGGCTCACATGTTACTGATTCCATTCTTTACTCACATGTTTTAAACGCTTAAAGCACTTTCACAgctttttatattcttttgaaAATTCATGTGAACTCAAGCTGTCAGAATTGTAATGTAAGCTTTGATAATTGTCCACATTTGTCATTTTGACGATTATCCgtttattttaatgaatacagcaaacagaaaaaaacgaaCAAATCAACAAACGCGGCTCCTAATGAGACAAAACCTGATGATGCTGCAAAATGCAGTTAAGTGAGAGGAGGctgtaaaatggaataactgaaaaagtggcAGTGTACAGAGGTGGCGTCCTCACCCTCTGGGTAGCCGTAGAGGTTGTCAACAAAGTTGGAGATGGTGTAGTCGAACGCCGCAGCTGAGATGCCGTCGTTGTCCTCACTGTCGTCCACAAACTTCAGCCCCTCTCCCTGGTTCACTCCTATCAGGATGTCATAGTTTAGGAGCTCCCCCTGGTGGAGCAAATAAGGAAGAACATGCTGAGTGCTGGAACAGAGCCTGTGTGCATCACAAGTCTACAACAGGAAGTGCAGCTGAAGCACAGCTTTGTGAATTGGCAGCATTTCATTTCCcagtaaacaaaataaagattaGCTGTTGCCATGAAATTCCTactataaaatgtaaatactgCAATATATGCAGGGTTCATACACATTTttagggtcaaattcaagcactttttaagcACATTCAAGGTCAattttcaagcttttccagcacattaccaAAAAAGAAGCATGTTTCACTTTGCATCACCTCAGTAAGACCTTGTAAAAATTTAAACAAATCATCTGAGGTcgatttaaatgtcttttgttccccttttgttaaaagagcagcacacaaaaatacagaaaaaggaaacGGTTGCCTTACATGCATATAGTGTACAAACtcaaaaaaaacacattcctcttaaaaattaagatgtgcaaatgtgaacaaatcaacttgttagagATCTTCAtctccactgtaaataaacaacaagccagaaaacaagaaaactgcaccaaacaccacaaacaccaacaaattAATGTCTTCTCATCAGACATTGAAGcttctttcctgtgtgacataaaaaataagagacagatgtttgtttgtttttttaactagtTAAGCACCcacgttcagtcatccacccattcacgcacacattcacacactggtgatgtagctacagccaccctggggcgccaccaggccctctgaccaccaccagtaggcaacgggtgaagtgtcttgccgggtgaagtgtcttgccgggtgaagtgtcttgcccaaggacacaacgaccgagactgtccaagccggggctcgattacaaggcgaactcctaactcttgagccacgatcgcccagtgGGGACATGGGGACATTTCAATTTCCAGCAGGAAGCTCCCACTTTTTGTTAAACCCTTTagatcaggggtcggcaacctgcggctctttagtccttatagtgcagctccgcgtggtttgtgaaaataaattagctgaagtgtattttatttatgttagttctttttttaacttgtagttctaaattggaagattattgtgattttgcaatatacaaataaaattatattttgttattttttcatcgctcaaaataagcgtcacactcgcggaagccggtgtacccggCGAAACGTCGTGCATTTATCGAGCCTTTCAACCCCAGATAGGCCAATTATGGCTCTTTGGCTCTTTGggtcttaaaggttgctgacccctgctttagatgaacagagttttttaattaaatacataatctttaataaatgttctcttttataaaaagtaggataattaaaaaaacttttattataCCTCTATTGcgtagaaaaaaaactgtcttgttttctgtcgTCTGTTATATAATATTAGGGATGTTTGTGACAATTAATTTCTTAATCGGCTGGACTAACCAATAGTCCACAaccaggaaacactgaaattttacGTTAAGtttgaaaacagtttaaaaaaaaaaaccccattccAAAATGTCTTGTGACAATCTCATTGGCTtagggagtgatgatgtcatagATCTTAAGAATCTTAAGTCCTTTGATGTTTTTCCTTAAGTAGGGGTGAGAAACAGCAAGTTTTAGTTCGTTTCAGCAGCATCTGTGTTTGCAGCCTACAAAACGTTCACCACAAGCTCTTCAAAGTCATCGTATAGAAACTCCAACATGtttccaagaaaaaaacaaccaattCAAAAAGATTACGCCGCCTCTCCTTCCTGGCGTGGCCGGCCAATTTCCCCAAATGGCGTCTCATCCTTCCAAAGGGCGTTAGAGGAGAGTAGGAAGGAAAACTACCTTctccagaaaaaaatgcaacaaattgaAGAAGAGAAACTTCAACTGGAGGACAAATGTAGACGAATGGAAGCCCAAAATAAAGAGCTGGAAGAAAGACAACAGCGCCAGCCGGACATAAAAattattaatgagggctggGGAATCAAGTTTGCTCAGAGCCGAGAGCAGATTGTGCACCTCATTAAAGAAAACAGGCAAAAGAGTGCAGAACTAAAAGAAATGACCAACCAGCTCCAAGACAAGAAAACGATGACTGATAAGATACAACGGGATCTCCAATACATGGACCGAAAAAATCGGCTCCTCCAAAGACAGCTCCATGAAGctgtggaagaaaagaaagaattcCTCCAACAGAAGGAAGAGCAGGACAAAAAGCAACGAGACATGCAGCACGAACTGAAGAGCATGCAGGAAAAATACCGCATGCTGAGAGAAAGCCTGGATGAAACACTGCGCCAAAATAAAGACCTTCTTCAACAGAAAGAGCAACAGCAGGAAAGACTGAAAGAAGGAAAACGTATCGTCCAGGACTTTGAGTCTAAAAGTCTAAAACTGCAAGAGTTTTGTAATCAGCTGGAGGACAAAGCAACTAAagtggaagaagaaaaggacaaaCTGGAGAAACGCTGCTCACAGATGCAGAGAAGGATCGATCAGATAGCGAGAAACAACTCCGAGCTCGTTAAGGGGATTTTGGTGGAATTCAATAACTTGAAGCGTGAAAACACTCAAATGCAGGcgcaaaaacaacaagaagacaAAATACATGAAGACCTGCAGCTCAcgctccaagaaatccagaaaagAAACGAGCAGTTAGAAGACAAGCACAAAGAGGTCCAACAGAGAAATGCAGACATGCACAAGGACAAGCTGAtacaggaggcaacatccaaaCAACTCAAAGACAAGCTTGAAGAACAACAAGCAACATTGGAAGAGGTGGAACAAAGATGTGAGAAACTTGAAGAACAAAACGCAGAAACCATCGATGAGCTGAGAAATCTCATCCTGGAGAAAAAAGCGCTCGTGGAaaagtgcatgaaaaaaaagaaaaaatggttcCACTTGTTCCGGAGGAGAGACGCTACTGCTTCCTCACCTgatgtagcctcgtcttgctccacctctgttaacccccccaaccagtcccggccgttgactgtcccctcctgagcctggttctgccggaggttcctgcccgtttaaaggcagtttttcctccccactgtcgccaactgcttgctcagaggggattgttgggcttttctctcctctgccttgtttcttcatttacttgtttaacttttttcaacttatctaaataataaaccaattaaatttatcctttgagtatttttCATCTCATCTTTACAGAATCtttccaaaacattttcaaacattcagatctgtcttttattttcttcttgaagCCTCATAAATGGTGAACTAAAAACCCGGAATATGGTTTGAaacagtttcagctgaaactggcataacatgctgtgtgtgtgtgtgtgtgtgtgtgtgtgtgtgtgtgtgtgtgtgtgtgtgtgtgtgtgtgtgtgtgtgtgtgtgtgtgtgtgtgtgtgtgtgtgtgtgacagggtATCACTAGTTAGGTCATCATGTTTAGACTCATTCACTCCAAAATTATTTAggccaaatctttaaaacagtgtcatttcatacacattttcaattcacttcaatcgcacaaatgcagaaataattatttgcagTATCTTATTTATTATGAGAATGTCATGCCTGATCATTTGTACCTACACCACCAAAAATGGGGGCAAAAGGGAGGAGATCATGTTTAATCGGTTATAAGAAAAGGTCAGAAATACAAGTGCCGACATGAGCAGcgtccacagaaacctctgactCTCAGCTCAAAgctcatataaaccatttctacaaccagcaaacaaacaaagacaccgaacagttaaaagagcagCGACGTCACCACGAATCTGTGGTCAGGTAATATCCATGTTTTGATTGATgattttctggagttaaatgtgaaaatactttttaatttatttaaaagtatttaatagcATATAACACCCAAAACATGCTGGgtgtggaaataaaaaaatcaaagtttcctctgtttgagtcacagtaactttgacatagtaacattTGCAGTAAGTCCTAAATGTTCACCTTTAAAATCCCTCCCTCTGTTCATTTTGCCCACATCATGTTTCAGTGGTTGGCCTCAGGTTCTTCAGCTTCCTGACAGTCTGAAGTCAGCTGACAGAGTTTCACCtgctaaatacacagaaaatcttGTTAAAGCCGCACAGTTTGCCCAACAGTAATATTCCCATTAAGCcctttctaaacactttataacaatgtgtcaTCACTAAATTATAAACTTCTTCTCCAAATCTGCACGACTGCACTTAGTCACAGACTTTATTTAATTGTCCTGCGGCTGCTATCATATATTTTACCAAACAGTTCTTCTCACACAGTCACAGATATATTTCTCTCAATGCAAACTTCACTCATGTCTCAGACAGGAAacttgagtttttcttttttttctgtccccaCTCattcaactaatttgcatattgaGTCACATCTCGAGAAGTTGCCCTGACAACAGAAATGCATATTCAAAACATTGCTGCATAATTcaattattattcttttatttttatttctacagtCGTCACTTCTTTTGCTCAATCAGCTGGAAACCACTTCTAATTCACTATTTTAAACCTGCTTTAAGCTTCTAATCCCTGGTTGGTCCTCCCAGTCTCTTTTTCCTTGTCACAAAAGTCGCTCTATTGTCCTGCAACTTCCTGAGTTATTCCTCAGCTTCAGCCTTTAAGTGTGTTAAATCTACACCATTCAGCATTTATGTCATGTATTCACATTCATGAGTGTAAGCATgtcttcattgcgtgtatgttgTGTGTTCATATTAATATTGAGTGTAAGCTGGTCTTCGTTGCCTCGATGTGTTTTTATAATCAGATTTAATTCCTGCATCTTTGCGCTGAACTGTGGATTCAAACTGTCTCACTTCTGATTCTCTCCAAAAACAATTTCACATGTGACAATTTCtacatgtgtgttttctatttttctattcatttatgtattattagtttatttatttctttatctctctctctctcttactttttttatttacctttcTGTTGCGATGCTCTGGATGTTTCTAAACCCCACAAATGCAGTCTCACTGTTCAACCCAATTTTCCTATGCTGGCATcctggcagctgcacgcttgacttttctcagttcatgggcagttattttgcgccttggtttttccacacgcttcttgcaaccctgttgactattttgaatgaaacgcttgattgttcgatgatcacgcttcagaagctttgcaattttgagactgctgcatccctctgcaagatatctcactatttttgacttttctgagcctgtcaagtccttcttttgacccattttgccaaaggaaaggacgttgcctaataattatgcacacctgatatagggtgttgatgtcattagaccacaccccttctcattacagagatgcacatcacctaatatgcttaattggtagtaggctttcgagcctatacagcttggagtaagacaacatgcatgaagaggatgatgtggacaaaatactcatttgcctaataattctgctctCCCTGTAGACTTTTGTCTTATCGCCTTAACCTCCATGGTCTCAAATTCTTTAAGGATATAATTTCTTTTAACCGGATTTGGGCAAATTTCATTTATCAAAATATTCCTGATCACTTTGTTTGTAAACCTGCTGTCACCAAATTCAACTCCAGCTATGCAGAGCTGCCTCAGTCCAGGAGAAATTTTAGAGTGCACAATATCTTCTTTTATCATTGATCTCAAAGGGACTGGGATGGCTTTCACTGGGGATTTATATCTCTTAGCAGTACATCTTACATCAAATTTCTCACAAAACGTCTCATGTTTTAGTAAGACCCCATTATCATCCATAAAATGAGCTACAGCCCAAATCCCTTTAGATCTCCATTCATCCACGTACACAGATTTCCTACACAAACGGATATACCTGTTGTTCCATATAGGGGTGTTGTGAGGAGTAAAGCTATGTTTATAGATTAATTTCCAGTAGAGAcggacctgctgatggaaagCTGAGAGTTTAACAGGTAACGAACTGCAATCAAAGTCACAACGTAACAAAAAGTCTATtccacccattttgccaaaaatCACATTGGGAATAATGTTCCAAAAGGAATTTTTGTTCCTAATGAAAGATCTTAACCATTTCAATTTTAGTACACCATTCATAACATCAGAGTCAGTGGCATTAGCCCCACCCTCTTCATAATTCTTAATCacatcatttttctttatataatgACATTTGTTCCTCCATATGAACCTAAAATTAAGAGTATTTATAGATTTAAATAGTTTTGGAGGTATGGGCAGAGAAAAGGCTGGATAGATGAGTCTGGACAGACTGTCCATGTTGGTTAGCAAGCTTCTCCCAAACAGAGTTATGTCCCTTTGCAGCCACATGTTTAAAATTGACTTACACTTTTCTATATTGGTACAGATATTCTTATTTTCTGTTGATGTCTTATCCTTGCAAATTACAATGCCCAGATACTTCACCTCTTTTTTGATCTGCATATTATTTATTGCTTGCAGGGGACATTCATGCAGAGCTAGAATTTTGCATTTATTAATATTCAGCTGTAGGCCAGAAGCTTTGGAGAAATGGTTGATCGCCTGCAAGGCTAAAGGAATCTGGTCCTCATTTTTTAGAAACAGGGTGGTATCATCTGCCAGCTGACTGATTATTATCTGTTCACCCATCACAGTTAACCCCTtaatgtgactgtttttaatcaaaataaTTCCTCTGACACAGAAGACCTACATTCCTGGTTTAATTCTTGCTGTCAAAAAATCATGGACTCTGTGGCTCCTTTAAAAACCAGGCAGCTTAAGGCTAAACCTGAGCCTTGGTTTAATGAGAGCAGTCGTGCTGTTAAGAGGGAATGTCGTCGAGCAGAACGGAGGTGGAAAAAGGATAAACTGCATGTATCATTTCAAATTCTCAAAG is part of the Maylandia zebra isolate NMK-2024a linkage group LG3, Mzebra_GT3a, whole genome shotgun sequence genome and encodes:
- the LOC112432290 gene encoding neuroligin-2-like yields the protein MLEFLYDDFEELVGELLNYDILIGVNQGEGLKFVDDSEDNDGISAAAFDYTISNFVDNLYGYPEGKDILRETIKFMYTDWADRDNGDMRRKTLLALFTDHQWVAPAVATAKLHAEFQSPVYFYTFYHHCHTETRPECRRRARRRDTLRVRRTDDRDPNLPVPQDTKFIHTKPNRFEEVIWTKFNWKDKQYLHIGLKPRVRDNYRANKVAFWLELVPHLHSLHDVLFPTTTRSPAGRDPGTMRPRNNVPRTTRHPYPTFPSDPEPEGSERPPQDLFPRHTRDYSTELSVTVAVGASLFFLNILAFAALYYKRDKRHEMRRHRLSPQRGGPANDLAHSQEEEIMSLQMKDWEHDAHHDMEPLRPHDILRPACPPDYTLALRCAPDNVPLMKPNTITVIPSTITSMQPLHAFNTFPSTGHNNTLPHPHSTTRV